The following proteins are co-located in the Pyxicephalus adspersus chromosome Z, UCB_Pads_2.0, whole genome shotgun sequence genome:
- the COQ4 gene encoding ubiquinone biosynthesis protein COQ4 homolog, mitochondrial, which produces MGLLARGLLLAPTWRTLKVTAPLATGFWKQFSQSFIYNVIAEEQGGNGKFRTEEPKLGMLYPNHIPTNVLQKLLLSAGSAVMSLYDPYRHDMIAVLGETTGIQALQSLREKMSNDPEGIQILQERPRIRMSNLDIRRFGEMPDGTFGREYVRFLDVNNVSPDTRMPVKFVDDEELAYVAQRYREVHDLMHTLLGMPTNMLGEVVVKWFEAVQTGLPMCLLGAVFGPLRLSTKRKKKLIQMVPWAIQSGQNARCVLSFYYEKRWEQSVESLRKEIGILPLPNIKV; this is translated from the exons ggttcTGGAAACAGTTCAGCcagtcatttatttataatgtgattGCAGAGGAGCAGGGGGGCAATGGAAAATTCAGAACTGAGGAGCCTAAACTTGGTATGCTGTACCCAAATCACATTCCCACCAACGTGCTGCAAAAACTGTTGCTGTCAGCTGGCTCTGCGGTGATGTCGCTTTATGATCCATATAGACATG ACATGATTGCAGTTCTTGGGGAAACCACAGGTATCCAGGCCTTGCAAAGCCTCAGAGAGAAAATGAGCAATGATCCAGAGGGGATACAGATTCTACA AGAAAGACCACGTATTCGGATGTCCAATCTGGACATTAGAAGGTTTGGTGAGATGCCTGATGGGACGTTTGGCAGAGAGTATGTCCGATTCTTAGATGTCAAT AATGTCTCCCCTGATACTAGAATGCCAGTGAAGTTTGTAGATGATGAAGAATTAGCATATGTAGCTCAGCGGTATCGGGAGGTTCATGATCTCATGCACACTTTGCTGGGGATGCCAACCAATATGCTGG GTGAAGTGGTAGTAAAATGGTTTGAAGCTGTGCAGACTGGATTGCCTATGTGTCTTCTGGGTGCTGTTTTTGGACCTCTTCGCCTCAGTACTAA gAGAAAAAAGAAACTGATCCAAATGGTTCCATGGGCAATCCAGAGTGGGCAGAATGCCAGATGCGTCCTCAGTTTTTACTATGAGAAGCGTTGGGAGCAAAGTGTAGAGTCCCTGAGGAAAGAGATTGGTATCCTGCCACTGCCCAATATTAAAGTCTGA